A stretch of the Bradyrhizobium arachidis genome encodes the following:
- the ftsE gene encoding cell division ATP-binding protein FtsE, with the protein MVRFENVGLRYGLGPEILRDLSFQIPAHSFQFLTGPSGAGKTSLLRLLFLSHRPTRGLVNLFGHDVSLLGKDEIADLRKRIGIVLQDFRLLDHMTTYENVALPFRVMGRSESSYRKEVIDLLKWVGLGERMDALPPILSGGEKQRAAIARAVISRPQLLLADEPTGSVDPTLGRRLLRLFIELNKSGTAVIIATHDIALMDQYEARRFVLHQGRLHVYE; encoded by the coding sequence TTGGTTCGGTTCGAAAATGTCGGATTGCGTTACGGTTTGGGGCCGGAGATTCTGCGCGACCTGAGCTTCCAGATCCCGGCGCATTCCTTTCAGTTCCTCACCGGCCCTTCCGGCGCCGGCAAGACGTCGCTCTTGCGGCTTCTGTTCCTGTCGCATCGGCCGACGCGCGGCCTCGTCAATCTGTTCGGCCATGACGTCTCGCTGCTCGGCAAGGACGAGATCGCGGATCTGCGCAAGCGCATCGGCATCGTGCTCCAGGATTTCCGCCTGCTCGACCACATGACGACCTATGAGAACGTGGCGCTGCCGTTCCGCGTCATGGGCCGCAGTGAATCGAGCTACCGCAAGGAGGTCATCGATCTCCTGAAATGGGTGGGGCTCGGCGAGCGCATGGACGCGCTGCCGCCAATTCTCTCGGGCGGCGAGAAGCAGCGCGCCGCGATCGCGCGCGCGGTGATCTCGCGGCCGCAGCTCCTGCTCGCGGACGAGCCGACCGGCAGCGTCGATCCGACGCTCGGGCGGCGGTTGCTGCGGCTGTTCATCGAGCTCAACAAGTCAGGCACTGCCGTCATCATCGCGACCCACGACATCGCACTGATGGACCAGTACGAGGCGCGTCGCTTCGTGCTGCACCAGGGACGTCTGCACGTCTATGAATAG
- a CDS encoding MJ0042-type zinc finger domain-containing protein, which yields MHIVCPHCTTSYAIKLSSLGANGRTVRCSRCKETWVARPEDAVEEVQAAQAQSQAQAQSQAMAAASEADDQSDLAAQWDSYAKDDGAGDTPVVESPSIASDWPEEAKSAEDDWSEVARMEDEAGQSAHQSWFQKLFRRQARRSRPVSAAPQKSSIGLPTACAAMGALIVALVVWRADMVRLLPQTAGFYKMVGFNVNLRGLAFRDVKVTSESVDGKQVLVIEGAIVGETRKAVDIPRLRFSVRDAQGAEIYAWNAVLEQTVLHPGERALFKSRLASPPPEGRNIDIRFFNRRDLAGGSA from the coding sequence ATGCACATCGTCTGCCCCCATTGTACGACATCCTACGCCATCAAGCTCTCCAGCCTGGGGGCCAATGGCCGGACCGTGCGCTGCTCCCGCTGCAAGGAGACCTGGGTGGCGCGGCCCGAGGACGCCGTCGAGGAGGTGCAGGCAGCCCAGGCTCAGTCTCAAGCGCAGGCTCAGTCCCAAGCCATGGCGGCCGCGAGCGAGGCCGACGACCAGTCCGACCTCGCCGCGCAGTGGGATAGCTACGCCAAGGACGACGGCGCCGGCGACACCCCTGTAGTCGAGAGCCCGTCGATTGCCAGCGACTGGCCGGAGGAGGCCAAATCCGCCGAGGACGACTGGTCCGAGGTGGCCCGGATGGAAGACGAGGCCGGCCAGTCGGCCCACCAGTCCTGGTTCCAAAAACTGTTCCGCCGGCAGGCGCGGCGGTCCCGCCCCGTCTCCGCCGCCCCGCAAAAATCCTCGATCGGCCTGCCGACCGCCTGCGCCGCCATGGGCGCGCTGATCGTAGCGCTGGTGGTCTGGCGCGCCGACATGGTGCGGCTGCTGCCGCAGACAGCCGGCTTCTACAAGATGGTCGGGTTCAACGTGAACCTGCGGGGGCTGGCTTTTAGGGACGTCAAAGTCACCTCCGAAAGCGTCGACGGCAAGCAGGTGCTCGTGATCGAGGGCGCGATCGTCGGCGAAACCAGGAAGGCGGTCGACATTCCCCGCCTGCGTTTCTCGGTGCGCGACGCGCAAGGCGCGGAGATCTACGCCTGGAACGCGGTGCTGGAGCAGACCGTGCTGCATCCGGGCGAGCGCGCCTTGTTCAAGTCGCGTCTGGCCTCGCCGCCCCCGGAAGGCCGCAATATCGATATTCGCTTCTTCAACCGGCGCGACTTGGCCGGCGGCAGCGCGTAG
- a CDS encoding response regulator, giving the protein MSKVLIADDEDSMRQLVARAIAMDGHQTVTAQDGAEALEILTREDGKFDLLLTDIQMPVMDGIALALSAARDFPNLTILLMTGFADQRERASNLNALVHDVVTKPFSVADIRTAVADALAAKKG; this is encoded by the coding sequence ATGTCAAAAGTGCTGATCGCCGACGACGAGGATTCGATGCGCCAGCTCGTGGCGCGCGCGATCGCGATGGACGGCCATCAGACCGTGACCGCGCAGGACGGCGCCGAGGCGCTGGAGATCCTGACCCGCGAGGACGGCAAGTTCGATCTGCTGCTCACCGACATCCAGATGCCGGTCATGGACGGCATCGCCCTCGCCCTCTCCGCCGCGCGCGATTTTCCCAACCTCACCATCTTGCTGATGACGGGGTTTGCCGACCAGCGCGAGCGCGCCTCGAACCTGAACGCGCTGGTGCATGACGTCGTGACCAAGCCGTTTTCGGTGGCGGATATCCGCACCGCGGTGGCGGATGCGCTGGCGGCGAAGAAGGGGTAG